The sequence aaggaaaaataagaaaaggaaaaacttgCACTTACACGTCAGTCTATAGCTGGATCAACCCAAACTTCGGTTTCTATGTTATTGTAAAtggtatttttagttttataaattaaatttattttaatttaatttcacatgatatgattttcttacattgcattttataagttagaatattttttaattttcaatccTCACGTGACTTCTCTGTCCAATAATTAACGGATAAGTCATAGGACTTTTAGTCAAGGTCTCATGACCTCTTCATTGTTATTGGACGAAAAAATCAGgttatgaataaaaatgataaaattccTCATCCATATAATGCAATACATGAaactcataattattaatagatTTGAATCGAAAAAGTCGTTACATATTGGATAAGAAATACGATTTTCCCCAATCTCACCTAATCCACATTGCGTCTCTTTCGAACTTGTGAACAATACCTTTTGATGGTCTACACTTTACACACGTAACACAAGAATCAAACACTTAGAATGGAGAAGCAGTTTAGGTAGGTTTCGAGTAAATACAAATGCACCTCTTGATTTGACACAGCTTGCTGATAAAGCTGTGGTAATTACGTAACAAACTGGGTTAACATACTTGTTtcaagtataaataataagaaaggCGAGACACACGCCTTACATAACTGAGCCGCGCTTCGGATTGGTTGTTGGTGAATACAAGTAAGGATCAGCAACACTGCCGAAATTTGACCGGAAAAAAAGGCGCGCATACATGATTGGTTGGGGCGTCTTGATTAgtgggtgtttggctaagttacatttaaacaaatttgttaaaatcttAGAAATAAAGTGAGGAGGGGACAAAGGATAGATAAGACATCAAATTAGAGGAGCTTGTCAAAAAGAGAATAAGGTATGGCCTATAAAGGAAGTAGAGCCAAAATACGAtacaaaactaataaaaatacgaCTTGCTTGATATTTGATTGAACTTTATAAGGAGACAAGAATCTAAAAGAAATTCATTGGGAGGAAGCCTTTacgaaataatattttaattaataaagatatatcatacacaaattttttattaaattttatgtaatatatattatataaatatatatttttaatttagaccattgattaaatttagtaaaatttgagATCAttgatcttattaattaaatttgagtcTTAGATTCAATTAGATCCAACTACTATTAATAAGGAAGGAAGAAATtcctttagttttttttttttaattatagtttcaCTCTTTTATCAAGCTCTTTTTATcttcaaaattctaaaatacttGGAGctcattttgttttagttttacttgctcgtaaaaataaatttaaaaaatatatttataaatatataattaataaaactaaaagggTGACgcactaataaaaaatataaaattaatataatatgaattttactcttataaatatgatatgagctcaaaagagaaaattagtGACAAGTTTGGATGAAAGGTCTTATTTGAAAGTAAGGTACGAATATCGTTAGCAAGACATTTTATTCTAAAAGCATGAGATAATGTCCTTAGTAAGATAAATAGAGGGCTCATGAAGAGGAAAAAAGGGCAGGttagaagaatcaatattCTTACACAATATCCTTGAATATCATCTTTACCCTCGCCTCTGCGCATCTCCATCCCGCAGCTCCGGTTTAGCTTCACTGTGCCTTGAGCCAGAGCaggttctctctctctctttctctttctctctgtcTGTATCGTAAATCTTCAAGACATTTAAACATGACTATTGTCTACATCTTGCTTTAGATTTAGCGATTAGGCATGATTTAGATGTCGTggtttatgttattttttgtgCCTTGTCTTGTGATGGTTAATTTACCACGAAGCATTGTTGGGGTTAGatttatgatgaatttttgGGATTTCTTGTTAGGGTTTGATTTGGTGATTAGTAATATTTCCCAGTTTGATTGTTGATTTTTGGGTTTCATGACCTaggattttcttgaattgtatAGTTTGTACTGTTCACATGTATTTTGGACGAGCTGCGACATGGTGATGAGTTTGAGAGATAGTCTAACCTGTTAAGGGACTAGAGAGCATGAACTTCTGTTAATAAACAACATTGTAATGCGAGTTAATGAGTTATGAATACTGATCTTGCTCGAGCTTTGCGACCTCGACGGTTGACCTCTCAGCTGGATGCTTAGTCTACCAAGATCGAGTGATGTGCTCCTGAGAGCAAAATAAGAACGTGAAGCTCGTCGGGtgcgtccccgacaatgaccctccgacgctcaagttagagTGGATCGAGGGAAAAATGTCTGATATGAGATAGTAGGTCAAAAGTAAATAGAAAACAGTTACCTCAGAAAATGATGCGTCAGAGTATTTATAGTTcacgacgctcaagttagtagTGTTCGAGGTGAAAATGTGCGATTAGGCGAACAAAGGACGAAAATAAGAATAACACAGTTCCCTCTAAAAGAGCGCGGcagggtatttatagggcccAGGTGGCTACTATTGTTTGGGCCACGTGTAGGCATCTGGGATATGGGCGCCCTCGATCGGATGGCTATCCATGTATCGGGGTCTTCTGTAAGCATTCGGGTCATAATTGTGGACTATCCGACCCGTGAAGTCTAATGCGCGGATCCATTTTTGTAATGCtgaaaatacccttcattaatGGCATTTTCGGTATTTCGTATTAAAATTGGGGTTCTCCTCCTCAAATACACACTACTTTTCTTATTCTACATTCCATGCTAACACCCATCACTTCTGATtcgatttattttcttgcagtCACTTGTCCTTTTACTGTGTTATGACATTTATATGGTTCTCTTTGTTAGAGTTTTTTGGTAATATGTCATTGACCAAGTGAACATTGGAAAACTGTTTATGTTGTTATTATCTATGTGAAGATTGTGTAACTGTTGAAGAGTGCTGCTATTGAACCATTCAATCAACCCCATACAGGCTACAGCTTTAACAGCCTGATCTCCATTTGAGCGAATAACCATATGACACTCTGATGTACCTTATTCTTTTCTGGAAGGGTGCCAGGGGTGGGGGTGAGGTGGAGGTCATGGTGGTGTGGAGCTGAAAGCAGTATGTGGTTTGGGTAGAATGGATGGAAATTGGTAGGAAAAAGGAAGCATGATGACTTTTGTATGTTGGAAGAATGAAGGCAAGGGGAAGGGGTACTCTCATTATGCAACAGATTTCTTAATGATTTGGTTCCTCTATTCCTCATGCCAATCTCCTGAGAGCAATTGTTTCCTTTTCCCCCCTCCTCTTTTATTCTTCTCCTTCATCCCCCcacaacaaaaggaaaaaagcgGAAGAGTAACagggaataaaataaaagtaaacagAAATGGGTGGCTGATGTGTTTAAGcatttatcttattagttgTTAGATCCGTGTTAATACGATATGAGATATTTGCAATACCAAGGATGTTACTACACAGTACACTTTTACATCAGAGAATTCAATGGGTGCTGACTTCCAATTCTGAAGTTGATGTATGGTGGCATCGTTTGTTGAAAAAAGTAATACTAGTGTGGCAGTAGTGTTCAATCAAGGATAAAGTAAGATTTCATGGGATTCATTGACTTGGTATTGGGTGTGTGGTTGTGGTGGACAGGGAGGAGGCAGCAGCTGTGGTGTTGATATTTTGTACTTAAGTGGTGGTTTGTTGATTGGGATAGTTTTGAAAATGAGCTTAGACAACAGGAGCCGGAGCAGAAGCAGGAGCAGGGGCAGGGGCAGGGGCAGGAGCAGGAGCAGTAGCAGGAGCAGGAGCAGGAGCCCAATGGATCGTAAGATGCATGCTCAGCGCTATTCCTATCGTGATGCACCATATAGTCGGGATTCGAGACGGGGCTTCAGGTTCTTTTTAACATGCTTGTGTCTTTTGTTCACTATTACATATTTGGATGGGGAAGGAGGAGGCAACTGATGTATGGgatcatttaaaattgaaacctAATCAGATGTAACTCTTGGCTGCTTCTGCATGCATGTTTGGATCATGATGAATCCGTGTAGTTCTGCTCCTAGAGGTTGTGTGACTGTTCGTCACCTTCTGCTGGTTTCTCTTGTATCTCAGTTCCGTCCCAAAGTAACCGGGAAAACGGAAAGAAATGAACAGAAATTTTGCAAACCTGcttgaaatataaatctaattacTGCTTTGTTGTCTTTCTCTGTCTCGTACCATTGTGggttttgttttctaaaattttactttaccAGGAAGACTTCTTACTGAGATCATAAACGTTCTGGTCTGTTCTTCTGCAGTCAAAACAGTTTGTGCAAGAACTGTAAAAGGCCAGGTCATTTTGCAAGAGAATGCCCAAATGTTGCCATTTGCCACAATTGTGGCCTTCCTGGGTAAGTATCTGAAATATAGATttaagttgataatttcaatcATGTTCTCACCCTGAATAAGCCATATGTTTCCTGGAAACCTGAGTAAGGTTAAGTAATTTGAGTTACATTAACCAGTCTCCAATCACCATGATGTGGTTTGTGATTTTTCTTACTAAATATGACATCAATATCCATGTAATCTGTGTTTTTCCCTGAATTTGtcaaatattagttattttattgaaattactcTAATACATTACAGTAATATTACCTGCAGTCTACACAGCATGTTGGGAGGGCTTTTGCCTCTTACTGAAATTATTTGTTTCCTGCTTAAGTTTTGACACTATAATATGTGGTGGATTATTGATTAACAACACTGTTAGGACTAGGAATGCTGTAAAAATAAGGGACCGGCAAGTTGTGCATGACTATTGCCATGTGACATGACTTTTATCTCAAGATTCTATACGCATGATCTGTGACAAGCAATGGGGAGCaatccatatttttatttgattagaTGAATGCATGCGTTCTTGAGCCATGTATCTACTTCTTCATtagattttgtttgaattgcTCCATCATTTTTTAGCTATTAGGAGTACTTCTCATTAGCTGCAACTTTATATTACGCATTCATCAGTTGCATTCATCTTTATTAACCTGGCCTCTGAGAGACTTCCCATTGTCCGCttgtatttttcatgtttgcttttttcctttgaaaaTGTGAATCAGGCATATTGCATCAGAATGCTCCACCAAATCTCTTTGTTGGAACTGTCGAGAACCTGGCCACATGGCCGGAAATTGTCCAAATGAGGGCATCTGCCACACCTGTGGGAAGGCAGGACACCGTGCCAGAGACTGCACAGCTCCTCCAGTGCTTTCTGGTGATCTGAGGCTGTGCAACAACTGCTTCAAGCAAGGCCACATTGCAGCTGAATGTACCAACGAGAGGGCCTGCAAGAACTGTAGAAAAACAGGTCATCTGGCACGTGATTGTCAAAATGAGCCTGTGTGCAACTTGTGCAATATATCTGGGCATGTGTCTAGAGACTGCCCAAAGGCCAATGTGCTTGAAGACAGAAATAGTGGAGTTCGTGGAGGTGGTTTCCAGGATATTGTATGTAGAAACTGTCAGCAGATAGGGCATATAAGTAGGGACTGTATTTCAATGACCGTTTGCCACAACTGTGGAGGAAGGGGCCACCTTGCGTTTCAATGCCCTTCTGGGAGGGTCATGGACCGCTTTGCAAGAAGATACTAGAGTATGAATTGTGCCTTACGGGTTGACAAATAACCTTAATACCTTTTCTCGGTGCCCTCTGAAGTGAGGTTGATGTTGTTGCACTTCTTAATACTTTGTGATTGAACTTAGTCATACTCTACATTTTTGTTCTCAGGCACTGGTACTAGTTCAGATGGCATGAATGTAATGAGAAGACATGTTTGCGATGgttttcattagttattaGAACTtgatgtttgttgtttgtgaTATAAGCAGCTTGAATTCTTTTCCGTTTATCCAGTGAAAACAGGGCAGATATGCTTCTAGTTTAAATCAGCTCATGGAGTTGGTTTTTCTAGTGGGTAAAATTCTTAGTCGCATTGAGGCCGAAGGTGAAAGCACCATTGCCCATCCTTGCTACTTTGCCTCTTtacatgttatttttttcaatgtgAATAGACATCAATTACCTCATATCTCAAAATTAAGAagattacaattattattatctaaaaagttaaattttcaCTGACTTTTCTTGCGTTAGGTGCAAATATTTATTCTGctctttctttaaaaaagaaaagtataaataatcaTCAAAACATTCTTTTGAAGATCGTATATTCACAAAATATAAGATTCTATTTCCATGCAATAGATGTCATCAATTCCGTTGTAGTCTAGATGGTTAGGATACTCGGCTCTCACCCGAGAGACCCGGGTTCGAGTCCCGGCAACGGAATTCTATTTTTCTGTCTCCTCTTCTTTACTTAGTACGTCGTCGTGTTGCAACCTTACTTTTGAACACTTatacctataattttaatttcttcccACAAGCCCTAGTTTTCAATTTAAGGTACATCTTTTCTATCTTAAATTTTCTCAGAGCGATCCTTCTAGTTCTCTTATGCGATCTCACTGGTTGCTTGTTGGTAGGCTAAAGAACCAGAAggtatgttattttatttcactGCGAATGAAGTCTATTTGATCTTTGTAACTGCGttgatattttgattgatCTATCACGTAATGCTGGCTGAAGAAAGCCCTATATGCACATACCTTTGTATTGACAGGTGAAAAATCTACACTAGTTTTGCAATCACTGTAGTACCCTGTCGACTATAcctatgtttttattatgaatattttatttgtagaTCAAGAGATTTTTCAGTTATTGGTGAATAACAGGCTGCGATGTTGAGTCTTTACCAAGGGATTTCATACGGGAACGCTAACCCTTATTGttttcaatacatataaaaatgcTTAATTTGGTGATCTCACCCTGCTGTTATGCTCGCCAGGTGCTTAATTAGTGCCTGAAAAGTGTAAATTTCTTATGCATTGAAGAAGTCCTAAAAAGATTGTATcatgtgtttgaatttgtgaGGGGAGGCGATCACCTATCTCTATATGTCTGCTTCCAGAAAAGCAAGCAGTTATGCTTATTTGATTCATGTTTCAAAAGCTTGCGGTGAAAGCGTTGGGTGAATCTATGGGAACTATCTAAAGTGCATGCTAAATGCGTTTCAGCTTTGGTCTAAAAAGAAACCGATGTTGAGGTAATAGTGAAAGGATTACGGGAAGATGCATTAATGTGTTGTAAAAGGGAACTGGGCTGGCACTTGTCCTTATATCACATTGGCACCTAAGTGATCCTCATTCATTCAATTCATACCCTGCCTTGATGAAATTTCTTGAGTGTTGAGCAAATTGATATACAATGAAAACTCATGTGGACAATTTATGGAAAGGGAACTGTGCTTGTCTCATACTTCAGGGTTTGCTCAGTGTATGGTATTGAGGACAGTAACTTCGGGCTTGTGAGTTACTCAATGGAGTTGATTTTATGTATACAAAGACCTCTAAGATTTCACATGCCCTTGTCTGCTCAGAAATAATCTAGAATCTATGTATTGGGGAACATTAATTGTACCTTTGCGAGAGTTGAACTTAAGATTCTTAACCGGTCCTTTTATTGGCATCTAATTTATCAGAATAGGAAACTTGTCTTTCCAGGCTTTAAGTTTTAAATCAAATGCTTGATCTCATGTACATCTGTGACGAATATTTTGTGGTCTCTGACAAGATTTTCCGAAATCTAACACTCAACAGGGACTAAAACTTATTTTCCATCTTGGTGTTGTAGCCATGgctgttgatgatgatgtgacAGAAGGCTTTGTTTCTTCATTGGGTATCAGTTCTATCAAGTCTGAGCAGGATGGGGAAATGCTTTCAGCCGAAGATGTTGCCTGGGCAGATTCTTGTCTGACCAAAGATCCTGAAGTATTAGACAATGACTGGGATTCTATGAAAGAGGCATTATTGGAAACTCTCAGTGTTCAACACGACTCATCAGCCCATGACGAAGATGAGTTTTCTGAACAGCCAAAAATGGAGACTTCTTCTTCTATCGAGTTAACAGacgatataaataattcaagtaAACCAGACATCAGCACTACAGCCAGTAACGAGGAAGCAGAACCAAGCAACGGTGATCAGTCAATTCATGAGGAAACTGATGATTTCTGGTCCAGACATAAGATGGAAGATGTTTTCCTTCCTTCATACAATGAAAGTTTTAGAAACCTGGGAACTTCTGATACCAAGGAGGATCTGTTTGTTCAAGAACTCCAATTGGATCTATCTACTGAAGACATATTCAAGGTATGGGATTTAAACATTCCTTCTGAGGATGACGACGACCTTACTAAACGGTTGCATAAGGCTCTTGAACAGAGTTCGTCTGAGCCAACGACTTCAGTTTCTGATCAGTCTAAAGCATGGAAAGGCTTGAATGATGATGAGTCACTTGATGATCTGATTTCCGGGATAGCAGACCTCTCATTGAGTCCGACTTCTCGCTGACTATTTGTCGAGTCCGACTTCTCGCTGACTATTTGTCGAGTCCGACTTCTCGCTGACTATTTGTCGAGTCCTAATATCTCATAGCTCAAGAGTAGCTTAAATGCCTGGGCTTTGTGTCTGTtagttttatgttttcatatttGCAGAATCTTTCCATCATTTTATCATCTTTGAGCATGCtgtatatttcttttccaGTGATACTAGTCTCAgcagataattatttttttctttaaatagaATCTTTTGAGGAAAACTTATGTCCTAAATTACAAGATTTGTGTTGGAATGATGTATAAAGCAACAATTTGTTGGTGGCTTGATCTTCTATGTTGCACTAATAAGCAGCTGTTTATGCTTGTCTTCTTGTTCTTGGGATGTCCGGTGTATTGGGCCGTATTTACCAACACCAATTTGATCACAATCAAGTCCAAATGGAATTAGCGTGCTTGTCTAATCCAATGGCTGGGGATGAATCTTTTCATACGCGAGTCCCAATCACAAGCCCAaaactatgtatatatatgtatatgcgTCTTGGAATCATAATCAAATTTGGGCCATAAATCGACCCAAAAGGTGATCACGAAGCTAGTATGATCTTGGTGATGTAATCACATCTGACGTGGCACAGCCTACGGTTGATACACTGCTCACCGTATCCTGAGACTAAATAATGACCATTAACACTCAATCAGAGTCACAACCGCATCAGGAAAGATCACAACCTCACGTTTCCGGTTTCCCTTTCCAGTAGGAAGAATCTCTCTCCCCAAAGTCCAAACAGtgtgttaaaaaatatcaaaggGTTTTCCCGAATTTATTTCTCCAAATTCCTTTTTACGAGGTGGGAATAATCCCATCTATTTCAACCACTTCTGCACCCTCCAAGTCAGACAAATCATCTCGTCCACGTAGCAAGTCCTCATTGGTCCACTCATGACAGCCTCAAGCTGCACATCTTTTAACACTATGTGCACATACTGTACATGCATATTATAAATTGGGGTGCGTGAGTGAAAGTGTGTGGCAAAGAGAGTAAGAGGGGGATAAGATTTTGTGCTAAGACACTCAAAACTTAACTGGAAAAGCACAATGGCCTCAGCATCACTCCTCAAGTCATCTCCTGTTCTTGACAAGTCTGAGTTTGTTAAGGGCCAAACCCTTCTCCGGCAGCCCTCCGCCGCTGCCGTCCGCAGCCACCCCAATGCTGCCCCATCTTCTCTCACTGTCCGTGCCTCCTACGCTGATGAGCTCGTCAAGACCGcggtaaataataaatattgcagATTTTATGAATGGAGTTAATTACTGAATTCTGCACGTATTTTGTATTAGTACATACTTAGAATTGGTGTacaatatttgttttgaatCAAGTAAAACTATAGGTCTGCATGTAGAAATCTAACCGTAGCATAAACTGCTGATGATGCCTTGATGAAGACAAGAAGTCAAGAACTGTTCAAAACCATGTTTTGCATTACAAAGTTTCCTGATCATTTGATCCTTTAGAATactataatgtaaaatatgagCATAggatatacaataaaattttataaaaccaactccttttttttttgttttaatggtATGTCTAGACAGGATTATAGTGTAACAATGTGGTATTGTTATGTTGGTCTAGAAAACCATTGCATCACCAGGGCGGGGAATCCTTGCGATGGATGAATCAAATGCGACCTGCGGGAAGCGTCTGGCGTCCATTGGGCTGGAAAACACAGAGGCTAACCGCCAAGCCTACCGCACCCTCCTTGTGACCGCCCCCGGCCTTGGTCAGTACATCTCTGGCGCCATCCTCTTTGAGGAGACTCTCTACCAATCCACCACCGATGGCAAGAAGATGGTGGATGTCCTTGTCGAGCAGAAGATTGTCCCTGGCATCAAAGTCGACAAGGTtacgaaaaatatatatatatcgctTGAATTTTATGCTATGTGATATGTGTGTGTTAAATAGAATTAGAGatgcaatattattttgtaaaagaagATTCAGACTGAATTATATAGTTTATGGTTGATTGTGTATAAAAGACGGATTGGGCTGATGCAGGGTTTGGTTCCCTTAGCTGGTTCAAATGATGAGTCCTGGTGTCAAGGTCTTGACGGCCTTGCTTCCCGCTCTGCTGCTTACTACCAACAGGGTGCCCGTTTTGCCAAATGGTAAGAAAATTTCTCTACTGTAATAAGCAAGAGCTGATGAATAGTTGGTGTAATGATTCAAGTTTTAAGAAATATGTAAGTTCTCATCTTTTCCGTGATTCAGGCGTACCGTTGTCAGCATTCCCAATGGTCCTTCTGCATTGGCCGTGAAGGAGGCTGCCTGGGGCCTGGCTCGCTATGCTGCCATTTCTCAGGTATAATATCGATCATTCAGCTTTAATGAAGATTTCTCATACTAGTGTATAGATAAGTCAATAACTTGGACgaaaatcaaatgaatttaGTATAAAATCAGCTATGGAAAATGAGAGAAATGATAAATATGAGTTCTGTACATTAACACTCTATTTGGTGTAAAGGTGATGGAGAAGGGAAAAGTAAATTCGAGAGCAAATACAGCATAAGTGGAGAAATTTCGTTTTTCCTTTCCTTACCAAAATCCGTGATCTAAACAGAGTCCAAGGATCTTGGATTAACTAGTCTAATTACTTCTCATTGTTTTGGTGGTGTTTAGGACAATGGATTGGTCCCGATTGTGGAGCCAGAGATCCTGTTAGATGGTGATCATGGCATTGACAGGACTTTTGAGGTTGCTCAAAAAGTTTGGGCTGAAGTGTTCTTCTACTTGGCTGAGAACAATGTGATGTTCGAAGGTATTCTCCTCAAGCCCAGCATGGTGACTCCTGGTGCCGAAAGCAAGGACAAGGCCACACCTGAGCAGGTTGCTGACTACACCCTCAAGCTCCTCCAAAGGAGAATTCCCCCAGCTGTCCCTGGAATCATGGCAAGTATCCAATCTCTCTACTTTTCGTTTATactgtatatatatcatgattTTGGAAGGGGTGCTGTTGAATCGAATCAATAGAACAACCAGAGTCCATGCTTGGTTTGAGCACTTTTACTGcatttaaataatgtttgaGTTTGTTTTAAGTGTTAACATGTTGAGATAGATTGGGATTTTCAAGTCAAGTTGGTATTTCTTGAACTTGATTGCTATTTTCAAGCTTATGGAGTCATTAAAGTCAAGTTTTAAAATCAATCTTGATTTGCGAAATTGATGAGCCAGCGGCTGAAGTGAGGTTTTAGTCTTAAATCAATTGTGGATAGAATAACATGATTCATTTTCCAGTGAAATAGGCCTGGTTGCTTTTGAGATGGGTCGTTCTTAGGAGGTCAGTCTACTTGAAGTTTTAGTACAATCACAATCATTTATGTAACAGACCCACAGGAACTTAGACTCGCTCAGACTCCCCAGGACATAGAATGATCCATGAGACATGCTTTGTAACATATTGTGAAATTTTTAGAGTTTTTTCTAGGTAAACTAACAGGTATACCAACACTGCCTTGATGTTTTCTGCAGTTCTTGTCTGGTGGGCAATCCGAGGTTGAAGCTACCTTGAACTTGAACGCCATGAACCAAGCTCCCAACCCATGGCACGTTTCATTCTCGTACGCCAGGGCTCTCCAGAACACATGCCTGAAGACATGGGGCGGGCTTCCAGAGAATGTGAAGGCTGCCCAGGAGACTTTGCTTGTCCGAGCCAAGGCCAACTCTCTGGCTCAGCTTGGAAAATACACAGCTGAGGGAGAATCCGAGGAAGCCAAGAAGGGAATGTTCGTCAAGGGCTACAGCTACTAGGCTTATTACATTGTACTACCAAAGGAAAAACAGTTTATAGATGGAGCAGAAGTGTGATAAGCTTTTGTACGCTTATAGCAATTGAGACTGTTTTCGTTGATTACATGTGCTTTTCTTAACCTCTTAATAAGCCTAATGCTGATGAGAAATAGTTAGTGT comes from Sesamum indicum cultivar Zhongzhi No. 13 linkage group LG10, S_indicum_v1.0, whole genome shotgun sequence and encodes:
- the LOC105172924 gene encoding zinc finger protein GIS2-like, which gives rise to MSLDNRSRSRSRSRGRGRGRSRSSSRSRSRSPMDRKMHAQRYSYRDAPYSRDSRRGFSQNSLCKNCKRPGHFARECPNVAICHNCGLPGHIASECSTKSLCWNCREPGHMAGNCPNEGICHTCGKAGHRARDCTAPPVLSGDLRLCNNCFKQGHIAAECTNERACKNCRKTGHLARDCQNEPVCNLCNISGHVSRDCPKANVLEDRNSGVRGGGFQDIVCRNCQQIGHISRDCISMTVCHNCGGRGHLAFQCPSGRVMDRFARRY
- the LOC105172925 gene encoding uncharacterized protein LOC105172925 isoform X2 — protein: MAVDDDVTEGFVSSLGISSIKSEQDGEMLSAEDVAWADSCLTKDPEVLDNDWDSMKEALLETLSVQHDSSAHDEDEFSEQPKMETSSSIELTDDINNSSKPDISTTASNEEAEPSNGDQSIHEETDDFWSRHKMEDVFLPSYNESFRNLGTSDTKEDLFVQELQLDLSTEDIFKVWDLNIPSEDDDDLTKRLHKALEQSSSEPTTSVSDQSKAWKGLNDDESLDDLISGIADLSLSPTSR
- the LOC105172926 gene encoding fructose-bisphosphate aldolase 1, chloroplastic; translated protein: MASASLLKSSPVLDKSEFVKGQTLLRQPSAAAVRSHPNAAPSSLTVRASYADELVKTAKTIASPGRGILAMDESNATCGKRLASIGLENTEANRQAYRTLLVTAPGLGQYISGAILFEETLYQSTTDGKKMVDVLVEQKIVPGIKVDKGLVPLAGSNDESWCQGLDGLASRSAAYYQQGARFAKWRTVVSIPNGPSALAVKEAAWGLARYAAISQDNGLVPIVEPEILLDGDHGIDRTFEVAQKVWAEVFFYLAENNVMFEGILLKPSMVTPGAESKDKATPEQVADYTLKLLQRRIPPAVPGIMFLSGGQSEVEATLNLNAMNQAPNPWHVSFSYARALQNTCLKTWGGLPENVKAAQETLLVRAKANSLAQLGKYTAEGESEEAKKGMFVKGYSY
- the LOC105172925 gene encoding uncharacterized protein LOC105172925 isoform X1 — encoded protein: MRSHWLLVGRLKNQKGLKLIFHLGVVAMAVDDDVTEGFVSSLGISSIKSEQDGEMLSAEDVAWADSCLTKDPEVLDNDWDSMKEALLETLSVQHDSSAHDEDEFSEQPKMETSSSIELTDDINNSSKPDISTTASNEEAEPSNGDQSIHEETDDFWSRHKMEDVFLPSYNESFRNLGTSDTKEDLFVQELQLDLSTEDIFKVWDLNIPSEDDDDLTKRLHKALEQSSSEPTTSVSDQSKAWKGLNDDESLDDLISGIADLSLSPTSR